Proteins encoded within one genomic window of Hevea brasiliensis isolate MT/VB/25A 57/8 chromosome 8, ASM3005281v1, whole genome shotgun sequence:
- the LOC131182135 gene encoding uncharacterized protein LOC131182135, whose translation MRGNRGGRGGGRNLRRGIMEEARGRGRVDGNISGIKMKIPPFQGKANPDAYLEWERKVDLIFDCHNYSEEKKVKLAVVEFTDYAIVWWDQLLTKRRRNGMRGVETWDEMKQIMRDRFVPQHYYRELHQRLQGLVQGNKSVEEYFKEMEMAMIRANVEEDRFLKGLNLDIANIVELQHYVELDDMLNMAIKIEKQLKKKKAFKMGVGMNLGNNAPWKPNWKKGETSDSKAVSKEKKEETRGGEKPSVTEKGKGQNTSSGRTRDIKCFRCLGKGHYASQCPNKRVMVMRPNGEIESEDDDVDDDDASESMPPLEEASDVEHAVGGNILVVRHALSAQAKEEEGDALQRENIFHTRCLVNGKTCSMIVDSGSCVNVASTLMVAKLGMRTIKHPRPYKLQWLNDCGEIKVNKQVMSAFSIGRYKDELLCDVVPMHAGHILLGRPWQYDRKVVHDGFRNRYSFDHDGRRVTLAKIITRKIF comes from the coding sequence ATGAGAGGTAATAGGGGTGGAAGAGGTGGAGGCAGAAACTTGAGAAGAGGTATTATGGAGGAAgcaagagggagagggagagtggatGGTAACATTAGTGGGATCAAAATGAAAATTCCGCCATTCCAAGGCAAAGCCAATCCGGATGCATATTTGGAGTGGGAGAGGAAGGTGGATCTCATTTTTGATTGTCACAATTATAGTGAGGAAAAGAAGGTGAAGCTTGCAGTAGTTGAGTTTACAGATTATGCCATAGTTTGGTGGGATCAATTGCTCACTAAAAGAAGGAGAAATGGGATGAGGGGTGTTGAAACTTGGGATGAGATGAAGCAAATCATGAGGGACAGATTTGTACCTCAACATTACTATAGGGAGTTGCACCAAAGGTTGCAAGGGCTGGTGCAGGGAAACAAAAGTGTGGAAGAATATTTCAAGGAGATGGAGATGGCTATGATAAGAGCCAATGTAGAGGAGgataggttcctaaaggggctgaatCTTGATATTGCCAACATAGTGGAGCTACAACACTATGTAGAGCTTGATGACATGTTAAATATGGCAATCAAGATAGAAAAACaactaaagaagaagaaagcattcAAAATGGGTGTAGGTATGAATTTAGGCAACAATGCTCCATGGAAACCGAATTGGAAGAAGGGTGAAACTAGTGATTCCAAGGCTGTTTCTAAGGAAAAGAAAGAGGAGACTAGGGGTGGAGAAAAGCCAAGTGTGACTGAGAAAGGCAAGGGACAGAATACCTCTAGTGGGAGAACTAGGGATATCAAATGTTTTAGGTGCCTAGGGAAGGGACATTATGCATCTCAATGTCCTAACAAGAGGGTGATGGTGATGAGGCCGAATGGAGAGATCGAATCAGAAGATGAtgatgttgatgatgatgatgctaGTGAGAGTATGCCTCCTTTGGAGGAAGCTAGTGATGTAGAGCATGCCGTGGGAGGAAATATTCTGGTGGTTAGGCATGCACTAAGTGCACAAGCAAAGGAAGAAGAGGGAGATGCACTGCAAAGGGAAAATATTTTCCACACTAGATGCTTGGTGAATGGTAAAACTTGTAGCATGATTGTAGATAGTGGTAGTTGTGTGAATGTTGCCAGCACACTCATGGTTGCGAAGCTTGGCATGCGCACCATCAAGCATCCTAGACCATACAAGTTGCAATGGCTGAATGATTGTGGGGAAATTAAGGTGAATAAGCAAGTGATGTCGGCTTTTTCTATTGGAAGGTATAAGGATGAGTTGTTGTGTGATGTGGTGCCAATGCATGCTGGACATATTTTGCTAGGGAGACCATGGCAATATGATAGGAAGGTAGTGCATGATGGATTTAGGAATAGGTACTCCTTTGATCATGATGGACGAAGGGTTACTTTAGCAAAGATTATCACCCGCAAAATCTTTTGA